The Coffea arabica cultivar ET-39 chromosome 6e, Coffea Arabica ET-39 HiFi, whole genome shotgun sequence genome contains the following window.
CTTTGAACGATGTTCTGTATGTGCCAGAAATCCGCAAGAACCTTGTTTCTGGATCATTGCTGAACAAGCATGGCTTTCGTATGGTTTTTGAATCGGATAAAGTTATATTATCCAAATCTGGGATGTATGTAGGGAAAGGATATACAACCGATAGGTTGTTCAAATTGAATGTAATGACTATtgtgaataataagaataagtcTTCTGCTTATTTGCTTGAGTCTTCCAATTTATGGCATGGTAGACTAGGTCATGTTAATTGTGATACTTTGCGTAGACTAATTAACTTGGATCATAGTCCTTCCTTTCACATCAATTCAAACCATAAATGCGAGATTTGCGTAGAAGCAAAATTAACAAGGTCATCTTTTCAAACAATTGAAAGAAGCACCGAACCCCTTGAATTGATTCACACAGATGTCTGTGATTTGAAATTTGTTCAAACAAGAGGTGGtaataaatattttatcactttcattgatgattgcACAAAATACTGTTATGTGTATTTGCTCAAAAGTAAAGATGAAGCCTTGGAGAAATTCATTCTCTACAAGAATGAAGTTGAAAATCAACTTAACCGGAGAATTAAAAGGTTAAGAAGTGATAGAGGTGGTGAATATGAAACACCTATTGGTGATTATTGTGCAAAATATGGAATTGTTCATGAAGTAATTGCACCTTACTCACCACAATCGAATGGTGTTGCTGAATGGAAAAATCGCACACTAAAGGAAATGATGAATGCGATGTTACTAAGTTCAGGATTGCCTCAAAATATGTGGGGTGAAGCTATTTTGTCAAGCAATTACCTTTTAAATAGGGTACCCCGGAaaaaacaagataaaactcCTTATGAGTTATGGAAAGGTAGGAGACCATCCTACAAATACTTGAAAGTGTGGGGGTGTCTGCAAAAGTGGCTATTCCAGCACCAAAGAGAATAAAGATAGGTCCTAGAACTGTGGACTGTATCTTTATAGGCTATGCACATAATAGTGCTGCTTATCGGTTTCTTGTGTATAATTCAGAAATTTTGGATATACACAAAAATACGATAATGGAATCAAGGAATGCTTCATTCTTTGAAGATGTGTTTCCTTGTAAATCGAATGGTGCATCAAGTTCATCAAAATGAACACATGAAGTTATGAATCAAGAAAAACATGATCATGACTTGATTCAACAAGATGAACCGAGATGTAGCAAAAGGGCTAGAGTGGAAAAATCATTTGGAGATTATTTCACAACTTTTCTATTAGAAAAGGAACGACAAACCTATACAGAAGCTGTAAGTTCTTCTGAAGGATTTTTGTGGAAAGAAGCAATAAAAAGTGAGGTTGATTCTATTTTACAGAATCATACATGGGAGTTGGTGGATCTTCCTCCTGGTTGTAGACCTTTAGGGTCCAAATGGAtctttaaaaggaaaatgaaacctGATGGCTCTGTCGATAAGTACAAAGCCAGACTTGTAATCAAAGGATACAAGCAACAAGAAGGTTTGgattattttgatacttatTCTCCTGTTACGAGAATAAATTCTATCAGAATGATTCTTGCTATCGCTGCATTGAGAAATCTAGAGATATATCAAATGGATGTAAAACGGCTTTCTTAAATGGTGATTTAGATGAAGAAATCTACATGGAGCAACCTGAGGGTTTCATAACTCCgggaaaaggaaataaagtttGTAAATTAGTAAAATCATTGTATGGACTAAAACAAGCGCCAAAGAAATGGCATGAAAAGTTTGACAAAGTAATGATAACTAATGGATACAAAATAAATGAGTGTGACAAATGTGTCTACACTAAAGAAACAGAACATGGTTATGTCATCTTATGTCTTTATGTAGATGACATACTTATTGTTGGTAGTAATGACAAAATGGTCAAGTCTACCAAAGACATgttgaattcaaaatttgacaTGAAAGATATGAGGCTTGCTGATGTAATTTTAGGAGTTAAAATTATAAGAATACCAAACGGCTTGGTCTTGAGCCAAACTCATTATGTGGACAAGATTCTAGAAAAATTCAATAAGAATGATTCTggaattgcaagaactccattAGACAATAGTTTCCATCTATCTAAGAATAGAGGAGAGAGTGTTTCTCAAGTAGAATACTCATGAATCATTGGAAGTCTAATGTATTTAATGAGTTGTACTAGACCTGACATTGCATATGCAGTAAGCAAATTGAGCAGGTTTACAAGCAATCCGAGTGCTGATCATTGGAAAGTAATTTCAAGGGTACTTAAATACCTACGGTACACTTGGAACTATGGACTGCATTACACTAGATACCCTGCTGTTTTAGAAGGGTATGCTGATGCAAATTGGATATCTGATATAAGAGATTCAAAATCCACAAGTGGATATGTGTTCACACTTGCCGGTGGGGCAGTATCTTGGAAGTCTTCTAAACAAACTATTGTAGCTAGATCTATAATGGAATCTGAGTTCATTGCCTTGGACAAATGTGGAGAAGAAGCTAAATGGCTACACCATTTCCTTGAAGACATTCCAAAATGGGAAAAACCTGTGCCACCAATAAGTATTCACTGTGATAGTCAGTCAGCAATTGGAAGAGCACAGAATAACATATATAATGGTAAGTCTAGACATATACGTCGTAGGCATAATACCATTAGACAACTACTCTCAACAGGAGTTATCTCTATTGATTATGTGAAATCAAAGGATAACATAGCGGATCCGCTAACCAAGGGATTGAATAGAGAGTTGGTTGCAAAAATGGCAAAGGGAATGGGACTAAAGCCCATGGAAGGCTAAGTGTTATAAAGGAAACCCAACCTAGCTGATTGGAGATCCCAATATCTAGGTGCAAAGGGACAACCTAATTATAAGGACTTAGCATAGTCATTGTGGGGGGATATCCCTAGACCCATTCCATAATGAAACAATGACGCAAATGAGAATTAAGGATAGCACAATGGTGTGCTTTAATGATTCTTAAGTGAAGTAATTAATTACTGAAGACTTAAGTAAATCACCTATGTGAGAGTGAAGTGGGGCCGCTTCAAAAGAGAATTGTTTAGGGCTCAATTCTTAAAAACTCTTGCTGAACCAGGTTGATGTTCATGGCCAAAACGAACATAACTATGAGAACTGAACAAATGGAGCATGATTCCTCTGTGAAATATATGGTTCATTTACACTAAAAAGTGGGACAGTTCAAAGACATCATATCTACTGGATTGCTAGTAAAGTAAGTGTATTTCACAAGAGAAGGTTCAACAGGTAACACCAACCTATCTTATGCAGGTTTCAGTCGTGGAACACTACTGTAGAGTCAAATCAAAACAATTTTTCCATTCATGTGggggattgttggaaaaatggcTATATCCATTGTAGAATGAATGAGAAAATTGTTCTCATAATGGCACTCTTGAAAGAATACAAGGATAATTATCTATCATTCATTCATGTACATAGGATTTAtgtatattaattatacatgaTTTTGGATAGGGTTCATGTATATTAATTATTGATACATGATTTTGGATAGGATTCATGTACTTAATACATGATTTTGGAGTTATCTTATTGAGATACATGAATGTACATGAATGTGGTACTTTGATAAACGCGAAGATAATTATCtggaatttaacacttgttGCCAATTTCTAACAGTCACCCTTTGCCAGCATCTATaaatatctctctttttttttgtttaaaaaaaaagctctttctccttttctttgcatctTCATCTTTTATAGTGTTCCATATTGCTCTAGTTCGAGTTCGCTGAGGTGAAGAATGTTTGGTGCTGACATATTCACCTTTAATCCGTTGTATCCTGGGAGACAGACGCCTACTTAATCTCAAGCACTCTACCTGGAGGGGGCGAATTTGTTTTAAGGAAATTGTGCTCACAAGCCTCGGattgttattattgttttttcgatcatttctttctttctaggtTGTATTTATTCTTCTCTATAGTGTATCGGCCAACTTTTATTATTTCACTAACAAGGGCTTCATTGGTAACGTATTCCATCAGCGGAATTTTCCTTATAGCCCACAAATCATTGCCCTGCCTGTGGAATTCAGCATGAGGCTCTTCTATCACATCAACGATCACATCCCTGGGGACCTTTCTGTCCTCTAGAATGACCCTGCGCAGATATACAATTTTCAAGCCGTTCTTTTCACCCTCTAGGATTTCCACCACAAGTGTCTCCGGATCCGCATTCGGTGCTATCACGCTACACGTTCAGTGTAAATGCATTCgattatttttgggttggagGTTATTTGGAAGAATGTTTAGACATCGTTTGTCATAGCAGTTTGTTGATATGATATATCTGAGAAAAAATGTTTTAGAACGTGTGCTTTGTCAATAACAAGCAATACTTCTTAGAAATATTcatatttaaataaatttttttatttgtaaatgaGAATTCTTGAACCAAGATCTCTTATTTAAAATCCTTTTCTCCTCACTACTTAACCCAATCTTTCCCCATCTAAATAATCTTAAAACTCAATATGTACgttggaaaattttttaaaaaaggagATAGTAAATCTAAATGTacgtatatatacatatatatatatcaccaAAAAGCTTAAAAAAGATAAAccattaatttttattatggGTGCTAAATAACTAACTGATATTATAACTCATCAATTCGTTTTCAAATTGATTCTTTCAGAAAATCAATATTCCATATCAATGATACACAATAAATTTTATGAtaaatttgtcatattaatttaGATGTAGGAATAAGGAAAGATGTTAATTACAAAAAACATATACATACCCAGGAGCAGGGAGGAGCTTCATGCGTCCTCCGGGAAACTTGATCCTATTTTCCACTCCAGTGTAGAGCTCGTCTAGAGTGCACCTCAATGGGCACCCAACCGGAGGTGGTGCTTTCCTATGGCTGGTGCCCTTGTCGAAACCTTTCGAGCATAACTTCCCCATAGTTTCTCTCAACATTTTGCCCTCGACAAGATTTGGACAGAACTGCCACAAGGGTTTATGCGGTGGATACCAATGACTAGCTAGGGTAGTTTAGATAGGCTATAGGTGAGAGAAAGGTGAGAAACTTGCCATTACTGTATTTTTGCTCTAAGGGAAATGTATATGTTAAGTATTTTTTTGCCTCGTAATTCTTGACTGGAAGGTGCCTTCGGTAAGAGAAATTTTTGCTAAAATTACTTTCCCAAAGAAAAATCTACTTTAAATTGGCGAAATCAAAAGTTAATTGGCTGCTGACAAAAATGATTCTAGAATAACCTAGACTCCAAAACAAAATCTGTTCTTTTTAAAAGATTTTGGTTCCATTATTGGAAGATACTGTGTTAAATTTAGTATGGAGAGGAATGGGTTGAACCGTGCGAGGGCAGCTCTCGGGTTTGAAACCTCTCACCTATACTAAAAGAAAAGGTTGAGCAATTTTGGGTTGTTTATTAGCTATTTAATTGCTAGGTACGATCTAATAATAGAAAGTGGAAAAAATCTACTTTAAAGTTATAAATTAGTGGAAGCAAAAGTTAATTGGCTACCGACAAAAATAATTGTAGACTCCtaaaaaatctattttttttaaaaagatttTGGTTCCATTATTGGGAGATGCTGTGTTAAATTGAgtcattttgacttgtttattaGTTGTTTAATTGCTAGGTACGATCTAATCATACGAATATGCACTGTATATTGTCTTGATTAATCTTGATGAACATTCTTATTAATTGATCTTATGTTAGTTTCTTACAAGGCTTCATGTTATGCTAGTTTCTTGTGCCTGAAGCCTTGTAAGTAGGACAATAATTGCTGCAATTATATTTTATACACTTTCTGAATTTAAATCTCACTTTTCTAAAAAACTACTTCTTAGAACTCCACAGAGCGACGTCGCAAAATATCAACCGTGTAGATGATAGGGCTAAAATTCATTACTTTCGGATATTTCTTGGTGACTTTTGACAAGCATAATTCCTATATAACTCATAGAAACCGAACCTTGAGCAGttgattgcttttttttttttttgggtcaaacgGTTGCTTACAcgatgtttttttcttttttttttaaaattttctctttGTCAGCCATATAGTTAGTAAAATACCATATGAGTATAATAGATACACATGTTacaattatttttcttaaaagttTCACTAAAGTTAGAAGTTCGGCAAAAGCACGCACAAAAAATCGTGcatgaataataagaataagtttgaaaatgatagaactaaaagcattaatttatttgttttatctgtgtttttttttgggtttgtcTTCTATTGGTGCCTGTTTCTTGCATGTAGTTAGTCATaagtcttttttcttttttcttaagatcaaaaaatgaaatttaatatgtaaaacaaaattttagatttccAACTCATGTTTAGTTTCTAAGCATACCCTGATAAAGTTTCTTTCGTGTTCTTCACTTACTTTTGAAAATCACCCCTAAAATTCTGTTCAAGTTGGACATTGGCTTTAATAAGTTTATTTTCCTAATGTAACACTTAATCATACTACTACATGGCctcaaaaagaataaaaaggcTTTTGACTTAGAAGAAATGATGTAGTAAAATTGATTTAGAGTTATTTCCTTGAAGTAAAATTGACATAAAAGAGATATTGAAAAAAATGCATTATAAGGAAATAAAACTCCAAGATCCTTTTCTTTCACATTTAGtatttaaaatcataaaaacaAAGAATATATAGTTCTTaaaaatcaaaaccaaagaACTTATGATGATTCGAATAAAATAGAAGATAGAAGGTAAGAAAAACTATTCCTATGCCGATTTTGTAAATACCAGTTAGACTAGATCCCTTCTTTATTGCTCTTATCATTGTATTCTAATAAGAAATAAGGTGTGTCTAATGGGTGCCCATTTCGGCActcattaaaatatattttaaatgttatattttttgaaatgtaagattaattagagaAAATATGTAAATGCAAAAGAGGGTAGGTAAATTTAAATAGGAAAAGATTAATGATAGGTGtattttttgtccaaaatacACCTATCATTAATTAATTTTAGTTCGgtataatcttttttttttaaaaaaatttagactattTTTATCATTCCAAATTCTTAAAGTTATGAATCGATTACTGATTACGAAatatttgtttctttccttATTCAACGGATCGTAAATTTGTTTAGTTTTCTTGCTCTCGCGTATATTTCCTTTATATGAGTTCACGTAGTAATTCTTCCACCGAAAGAATTTTATTTCCATAAGGAGTTCAATTTCCAAACCTCTTTAATTCTTACAAGAACGTTTTACATAAATAGACTCAATAGTTGTTAATGAAGAAATAAGCGTTTGAGTCATTGGGTTTAcagtagggataatttcaaaatgtgAAAGTTAAAACACTAAATCTACAAATCTAACGTTCTCTTCTTAATATAATATGAATATAGGTATATGTATTTGTTatgtgtgtgagataaaaaaaatgattaaaaaatgtgtaAAAAGTAATTCatgaaaaatgtaattttttttttccaaaaaaaaggcAACAATCTAGGCAAGGCCAAAAATTTCGGTGATGGAACGAGAAATAGTGTGAAGATCTCTGAGTGTTTGTATCTGTCTTTCAGAGAGAGGGGCGTGGGGGAGAAGGAAGAGGCAAAAGGGAGTTTGGGAGGAGTCAATaaggctttttcttttttggttatatatatatatatattcaaaatTTGCACATATGTTACATATATCTAAcgttgatagtgtatatactgataatatatataggattaatcatatatatatattcatccGTTTCCAACTCTAATCTACCAAACTCAGCCGCACAAAGGAAGAAACTAAAGAAGGAAAATAAACTTACAAAAAAAGCCCTCAACACTGAACGTGTTTAGTCTTTTTATTCTTACTCTAATAAACTTCTCCTTTCTATATCTTGAATTGACTTTTAGGTGGAGTTTGAGAATTCATAGCTTAGTttattcttattctttttttttttttgcaaactGCATATACAGAGGAGAGATgtcattcttattttttattaatcaacaaaattgtgaatatacacatgataaaataaaaataacaagatGTCCTATTCCCTTTACAATCATGAAAATAGCTAAATTAAATGTAAGTAAGGGAATTCATAGCTTTGTTTAAATACAAATTTGGATGACTTTGGCGATTCTGGATTCCATTGTTGAAAACCACCAGATCTACTAAGTAGCACACAATTTATTTGTCCATTTAGGCGGGGGTTGAAAATATGCAAGTAGACTGCTCGCAAAGACAAAAggtagaaaaaaatgaaagtagaaAGCTAGCAAAGACAAAAATAATTTACCATATAGCTACCattatttcaaaccaaattagcTCATCAATTAATCTACACTCTCTCTTAACTTCGACTAAAGCCTTTCAATAAGCTAATGGCAAATATGTTAAAAGATACTGGACATGGATTCGTCAATGATCTCGTGTTGTTTTCTACATTATCAAGATGAGACAATAGACATGTCTCCGTGATAGAATGGCACTTCTCGTAAGGAAATTAACACCACTTCTTTAGTTGTGTCCATGGTTAAGAGCTTCAAAAGACGTATCATTCCATGGTGGTCCATAAAATTAAGAGTTTTTCTAACCCGTTGGGCACCATCAACACAACTAAATTTCACATAATCTGTAATGTATATGTACATACTAATAATTAATACCTTTctttgcatttatatactttcctAAATTGACTTTACATTTTCAAAAATCCAACACATAAAATACATTTATTGGGTAGATACCTGATGCGGGTGCCGAGAGCGTGATCCGAACTGAGCGCCAAGGCCGGTTCCGAACTATCCTGCAAAGGGATGA
Protein-coding sequences here:
- the LOC140009835 gene encoding secreted RxLR effector protein 161-like; this translates as MSCTRPDIAYAVSKLSRFTSNPSADHWKVISRVLKYLRYTWNYGLHYTRYPAVLEGYADANWISDIRDSKSTSGYVFTLAGGAVSWKSSKQTIVARSIMESEFIALDKCGEEAKWLHHFLEDIPKWEKPVPPISIHCDSQSAIGRAQNNIYNGKSRHIRRRHNTIRQLLSTGVISIDYVKSKDNIADPLTKGLNRELVAKMAKGMGLKPMEG
- the LOC140009836 gene encoding uncharacterized protein; this encodes MGKLCSKGFDKGTSHRKAPPPVGCPLRCTLDELYTGVENRIKFPGGRMKLLPAPGVILEDRKVPRDVIVDVIEEPHAEFHRQGNDLWAIRKIPLMEYVTNEALVSEIIKVGRYTIEKNKYNLERKK